In the Necator americanus strain Aroian chromosome X, whole genome shotgun sequence genome, cggcagctacgagagagatgttcagcaaagatgcgctaaggccacttctgcatttaaatCTTTAACGAAATGCTTGTGGTCGACcctcatcaccaacgaagtcaagctgcgagtctacctatccgcattCGCCCCAtaatgatgtacggatcggagacttgggcagcaccaccaacagttatggagaggcttgactgcacggaacgaaagctgcttagactgctacttggctacttttggcctagggtatgctaCAACGTAGAACTTTGTGTGGAAGTGGacatggtgtaccggcggatggcACGTGGAAAACGTCAACGTAAACACGTAACGCGTAAATCGTCTCctcttctttggtcatatattaaggagatcggcagatcgccttgttcaacgagttctgaggagctggaagaagccacctggccgaaaacggacgtggtgaaagaggacctgaggacactcggcgtggataggcagttcaggcgagacgtaaggtttcgcagaatgtggaatagcgacgaatggattgattctgtgcaagctctcgcagaagatcgagaaggttgggcagagcgtATGGCTACCACAGAGCAACTGAGCGATGGGTTGCACGTgtcttgatttttccaggctctgaagaaggcaacgACGCCGAAACCTTAACCCTAATAAAGATAAATGAGAATCTTGGTTTCTCCTGAAGAAAACTACTACATAGCACACAAGCCTTCCAAAGCATCGGACGACTGATAGGAAGCAATGAGTTGAGCTAGGGTTTGATGAAGACGTTCAAATATTGAAACTACAACGCGAGTCTCCTCTCTTGCAAACTTGCGCGCTCTTTTTGAACTTGCATCGGGCATCAAAACCCACGTGTTTGCCGACAGGAGGTCAGAAACAAAGGATATCCAGTCATTTTCGAAATGAAGATTCCATAACTAGGTGCAAGGATAGGGTGTGAGCTTTTCAACGTACCTACTTctctgcttttcttcttcatgctCATGGGCTCACAC is a window encoding:
- a CDS encoding hypothetical protein (NECATOR_CHRX.G23436.T1), yielding MLVVDPHHQRSQAASLPIRIRPIMMYGSETWAAPPTVMERLDCTERKLLRLLLGYFWPRVCYNVELCVEVDMVYRRMARGKRQRKHVTRKSSPLLWSYIKEIGRSPCSTSSEELEEATWPKTDVVKEDLRTLGVDRQFRRDVRFRRMWNSDEWIDSVQALAEDREGWAERMATTEQLSDGLHVS